Genomic window (Synechococcales cyanobacterium T60_A2020_003):
AAAATACCCGGTGAATGGGCCGTTGAAATATCCGGCATTGGCTAGGCTGCGCTGGAGATCGGTGACTTCTGCTCCATACATGCCATAGCTGAGATTGCCACCCCCTACAGGCGCAGAGTAGGCTTGTAGAGCCGTTAAAGTATCCGGCCCTGCGATGCCATCAACAGAAAGAGCGTTGTCGTATTGGAAGTTCATGACGGCGTTTTGAGTCAGTGACCCGAAGAAGCCTGTGAAGGGGCCATGAAAATACCCTGCCTGACTGAGGGCGTGCTGAAGTTCTTGCACGTCATCTCCGTAGGAACCTCGTGAAAGAGTCGTGGCTGACGCATTTTCAGAGGCTGCCACGATTGCGAGTCCCCCTAGCAGGCAGAGGAGGTAACCTGCCGTTTGGCTAGAGAGTTGGCCTGAGAGTTGCATACTGGGTAAGACGACTTCTGGAATCAGGGTGTTGGAAATCGTCTTTAGTTCATCCCAGCTTAGCTGAAGCTCATAATCCTCAGGATGCTCATAGGCTAGAGAGTGGTGGAGAAAGGCAAGAACTTCCATAAATTGCGTTCCTGATGAATTCGTTAATCCCTATGAAGAAAATCAGTTCGATACGGTTTCAATAGAACGAAGAAACTAGACGTTATTCGCAATCGTCCAGTTCCGTATGGACTGACTTGAGGGACTACTTTTTCTTCTAACCATAACAATACCAAACCTGGAGGATTTCGGACGCCTTTTACGCTATGAATGCGGAAGGCGATCGCCCTTTTGGCTAAAAATCCCCTAAATCTGTTGTTCTCTTGCTATAGTACATTCCTTTTTTTAAAGGGCGATCGCGTCTTCAAGCCCTAAATAAAGGCGTGATTTAAGCGGAGAAATTAGGAATGATTTTGCCGAAATGGGGAGACGCAAAGGCAAAATGAAGATTCCTAGGGATTTTCTTCTCGATTCGATCGCAAAAGTCGATCATTCCCGTAGGAATCTAGGACTTCTTTACCGAGGATTCTGATGCCTTTTGGTAGCGCCAATGGGCACGCACAAGGCGAATTTCGGGATAATCGTAGGCTTCCTTGAGATAGGTGTAGATATTGCGTAGGGCTTTGTCACCCACAAGGGCGATCGCCTGTCGAATGGCGTTTTGGCGTTCAGGGGCAACGAGGGCATCGAGGTCAATCGATTCTCCGGCTTCCATCAAAATCGCGAGGTGATCCAGGATGGTGGTGAGGCGCACGTTTCGTTTGGCAGCAATTTGGGCAGGCGATAATCCTTGTTGATAGAGATAGAGGGTTTGGCGATGGGTGTCGGATAAATCGCCGGGTTCGGTGGCGGGCGATCGCACCGGAACCGTCACCACGGGGGGGCGATCGTCTGCGTTGACTTCAAGACCCAATTCCTCGCAAACCTGGCGAATGGTCTGGGTGAATCTTGCACCATACTGGCTGAGCTTGTAGCTACCCACCCCGGAAATATTGGCAAACTGCTCCAGCGTCACCGGACGCATCTGCGCCATCAGCCGCAGACTGGAATCGGCAAACACCACGTAGGGTGGCACTGATTGTTCGTCGGCAATTTCCTTTCGCAACCGCCGCAACCGATCCAAAAGCTGTTCGGCTTCCAGCGATCGCCCACTGCGTCCGTCCACCGTAGCTGATTGACGCGGCAAGGCAATATGAACCTCTCGCTGTTTACGAAGGACTTCCCAACTGTAGGGATTCAGCTTCAGAACGGGAAAGCCATCGGTGGTTTCGTCCACTAACCCTTGATGCAGGAGCGATCGCCCCAGATGTTTCCATTCCTCAGCGGTGCGATCGCGTCCAATGCCGTAGGTCGATAGCTCGTTATGCTTCATTTGCAGCACCCGCTTATTTTGGGAACCCCGCAGCACGTCGATAATGTGGCTCATGCCGAAGCGCTCATGACATCGGGCGACGCAGGACAGAAACTTTTGCGCCTCAATCGTCCAGTCTTCCGTGATTTTGGGTTGCAGGCAGTTGTCGCAGTTGTTGCAGTTGTCAGGGAAGGATTCGCCAAAGTAGCGGAGCTGGATGCGACGGCGGCAGTCTGTCCCCTCGGCGTAGTCCAGCACCTGGCGCAACTGCTGACGGGCGATTTGCTGCTCATGGGCATCAACTTTCTGTTCAATCAGGTAATTGACAATACTCAGATCACCATAGCCAAAGAAGAGAACGCACCGCGACGGTTCGCCATCTCGTCCCGCCCGTCCGGCTTCCTGGTAGTAGCTTTCAAGATTGCGCGGCAGATCGTAGTGAACGACAAACCGCACGTCCGGCTTATTGATGCCCATCCCAAACGCGACCGTCGCCACCATCACCTGGACATCATCGCGAATAAACCGATTCTGATTCTCCGTCCGTTCGGCATCGCTCAACCCGGCATGGTAGGGCAACGCCGAGATGCGATCGCGCTGAAGCTGACTGGTTAATTCATCCACCTTGCGCCGACTGAGGCAGTAGACAATCCCGGAACCTTGGCGGACGTTGCGAATTTCGCTCAGCAGTTCCCGGTAGGAAGATTTTTCCTTCGGTCTAACTTCGTAATAGAGATTGGGACGGTTAAAACTGGCGATGTGGATGGCAGGATTGGTCAGGGCAAGCTGGCTGATGATGTCTTGGCGCACTCGTTCCGTTGCGGTTGCCGTTAAGGCCAAAATTGGCACACGGGCGTAGCGATCGCGCAAGCTGGCAAGCTGGCGATACTCCGGACGAAAATCATGCCCCCATTCCGAAACGCAGTGCGCCTCATCGATGGCAAAAGCCGAAATCCCGACTTGCTGGTAAATATCATCGAGCACCGGACTAAAGGTGTCGCTAAGCAACCGTTCCGGAGCCAGGTAGAGGAGTTTAATGGTGCCCTGAAAAATCGCGTCTAGGCGTTGGCGTGTTTCCGTCAAACCGATGCTGCTGTTGAGAAACGTC
Coding sequences:
- a CDS encoding peptidoglycan-binding protein; this encodes MEVLAFLHHSLAYEHPEDYELQLSWDELKTISNTLIPEVVLPSMQLSGQLSSQTAGYLLCLLGGLAIVAASENASATTLSRGSYGDDVQELQHALSQAGYFHGPFTGFFGSLTQNAVMNFQYDNALSVDGIAGPDTLTALQAYSAPVGGGNLSYGMYGAEVTDLQRSLANAGYFNGPFTGYF
- the recQ gene encoding DNA helicase RecQ, whose protein sequence is MESELFTQSPVFPSLDQALKHYFGYDTFRPGQQDIVARSLENRDQLVVMPTGGGKSLCYQLPALLMPGLTVVVSPLIALMQDQVQALQDNGIGATFLNSSIGLTETRQRLDAIFQGTIKLLYLAPERLLSDTFSPVLDDIYQQVGISAFAIDEAHCVSEWGHDFRPEYRQLASLRDRYARVPILALTATATERVRQDIISQLALTNPAIHIASFNRPNLYYEVRPKEKSSYRELLSEIRNVRQGSGIVYCLSRRKVDELTSQLQRDRISALPYHAGLSDAERTENQNRFIRDDVQVMVATVAFGMGINKPDVRFVVHYDLPRNLESYYQEAGRAGRDGEPSRCVLFFGYGDLSIVNYLIEQKVDAHEQQIARQQLRQVLDYAEGTDCRRRIQLRYFGESFPDNCNNCDNCLQPKITEDWTIEAQKFLSCVARCHERFGMSHIIDVLRGSQNKRVLQMKHNELSTYGIGRDRTAEEWKHLGRSLLHQGLVDETTDGFPVLKLNPYSWEVLRKQREVHIALPRQSATVDGRSGRSLEAEQLLDRLRRLRKEIADEQSVPPYVVFADSSLRLMAQMRPVTLEQFANISGVGSYKLSQYGARFTQTIRQVCEELGLEVNADDRPPVVTVPVRSPATEPGDLSDTHRQTLYLYQQGLSPAQIAAKRNVRLTTILDHLAILMEAGESIDLDALVAPERQNAIRQAIALVGDKALRNIYTYLKEAYDYPEIRLVRAHWRYQKASESSVKKS